In one window of Nakamurella sp. PAMC28650 DNA:
- a CDS encoding oxidoreductase: protein MSTWLITGCSTGLGRALAEAVLDHGDNAVVTARDVANVEDLQESHPDTAYAVELDVTDPAQVTRAVEAAHERFGSVDVLVNNAGYGYRAAVEEGDDSEVRHLFDTNLFGAISMTKAVLPGMRGRRAGAIVNISSIGARVAPPGSGYYAASKAALEAVSASLLKEVTPLGIKVMVVEPGGFRTDFAGRSLQQSPGSIADYAETAGPRRKENDRVHGTQPGDPVRAAQAMIAAVEAADSPFMLLLGQDSLDGFRAVANGLSAEVDAWEHLTVGTGFGE, encoded by the coding sequence ATGTCTACCTGGCTGATCACCGGATGCTCGACCGGGCTCGGTCGCGCGCTGGCCGAAGCGGTACTCGACCACGGCGACAACGCGGTGGTCACCGCCCGCGACGTCGCGAATGTCGAGGACCTGCAGGAGTCCCACCCGGATACGGCGTACGCGGTGGAGCTGGACGTCACCGATCCGGCGCAGGTCACCCGCGCCGTCGAAGCGGCGCACGAGCGTTTCGGATCGGTGGACGTCCTGGTGAACAACGCCGGCTACGGGTACCGCGCCGCAGTGGAGGAGGGTGACGACTCCGAGGTCCGACACCTGTTCGACACCAACCTGTTCGGTGCGATCTCCATGACCAAGGCCGTCCTGCCGGGGATGCGCGGCCGACGTGCGGGCGCGATCGTCAACATCTCCTCGATCGGCGCCAGGGTCGCACCGCCCGGATCCGGCTACTACGCCGCCAGCAAGGCGGCCCTGGAGGCGGTGTCGGCGTCCCTGCTGAAGGAGGTCACGCCCCTCGGGATCAAGGTGATGGTGGTGGAACCCGGCGGCTTCCGGACCGATTTCGCGGGCCGCTCCCTCCAGCAGTCGCCCGGCAGCATCGCCGACTATGCCGAGACCGCCGGCCCGCGCCGCAAGGAGAACGACCGGGTGCACGGCACCCAACCCGGTGATCCGGTCAGGGCCGCGCAGGCGATGATCGCGGCTGTGGAGGCCGCGGATTCACCGTTCATGCTGCTCCTCGGGCAGGACTCGCTCGACGGCTTCCGTGCCGTGGCCAACGGTTTGAGTGCAGAGGTGGACGCCTGGGAACACCTGACCGTCGGCACCGGGTTCGGAGAGTAG
- a CDS encoding cytochrome P450 codes for MAVSVQQVTRQVAGVGRFAVAIYQNRAQNLYHGLLRGDPLSQLHLAMGQADPHAIYERMRRQGPVLPTRLGNLSTTSYEVCQQVLRSRSFGVTDPSAPRPGEDMLDLSLLALNPPDHQRLRRLAAPAFTPRRMTGYEKLVEASIDRLLDQVVGRDSFDLVSAFASPLPIAVITEMLGLADEPDRLRRVGATVASALDGVHSLRHAVELFLADREMRASFAALLVRAAERPGDDLTSALLAQQGEQITTAELSSLVGLLLLAGFETTVNAIGNGVRALLADREQWELLVADPSRASAVAEEVLRFDPPVQQTARVLLTATGPVELAGVPVPRGQWVLLMLAAANRDPAVFADPDRFDITRSNAADHLAFSGGIHYCLGAALARMELTAAFRALAVRFPNLRSAGPVIMRPGTILRGPRRLPVAV; via the coding sequence ATGGCCGTGAGTGTGCAGCAGGTAACCCGTCAGGTGGCCGGAGTCGGCCGTTTCGCCGTCGCCATCTACCAGAACCGGGCCCAGAATCTCTACCATGGATTGCTGAGAGGTGATCCGCTCAGCCAACTTCACCTGGCCATGGGGCAGGCCGATCCGCACGCCATCTACGAACGGATGCGCCGGCAGGGGCCGGTGCTCCCGACCCGGTTGGGCAATCTGAGCACCACCAGCTACGAGGTGTGCCAGCAGGTGCTGCGCAGTCGCTCCTTCGGGGTGACCGACCCGTCTGCGCCGCGGCCCGGCGAGGACATGCTGGACCTGTCCCTGCTGGCTCTCAATCCGCCTGATCACCAACGCCTCCGGCGGCTCGCGGCTCCGGCTTTCACCCCTCGCCGGATGACGGGCTACGAGAAGCTCGTCGAGGCCTCCATCGACCGGTTGCTGGACCAGGTCGTCGGTCGGGACAGTTTCGATCTGGTGTCGGCGTTCGCCTCGCCGCTGCCGATCGCGGTGATCACCGAGATGCTCGGCCTCGCCGACGAACCCGACCGACTTCGCCGGGTCGGCGCAACGGTCGCGTCAGCCCTGGACGGGGTGCATTCGCTGCGGCACGCGGTCGAGTTGTTCCTGGCCGATCGGGAGATGCGGGCGAGCTTCGCTGCACTGCTGGTCCGGGCCGCCGAACGACCAGGTGACGATCTGACGTCCGCCTTGCTGGCCCAGCAGGGTGAGCAGATCACCACTGCGGAATTGTCGTCCCTGGTCGGCCTTCTGCTGTTGGCCGGTTTCGAGACGACCGTGAACGCGATCGGCAACGGGGTTCGTGCACTGCTGGCCGATCGTGAGCAGTGGGAGCTGTTGGTGGCAGACCCTTCCCGTGCGTCCGCAGTCGCCGAGGAAGTGCTTCGGTTCGACCCGCCGGTGCAGCAGACGGCGCGGGTCCTGCTGACGGCAACCGGTCCGGTGGAGCTGGCCGGGGTGCCGGTCCCACGGGGCCAGTGGGTGTTGCTCATGCTGGCGGCGGCGAACCGTGATCCAGCTGTGTTCGCCGATCCGGACCGGTTCGACATCACGCGGAGCAATGCTGCGGATCATCTGGCCTTCTCCGGTGGGATCCACTACTGCCTGGGAGCGGCCCTGGCCAGGATGGAGTTGACCGCAGCGTTCCGGGCACTGGCCGTCCGATTCCCGAACCTCCGGTCGGCCGGGCCGGTCATCATGCGTCCGGGCACCATCCTGCGCGGTCCGCGCCGCCTGCCCGTAGCCGTCTAG
- a CDS encoding flavin-containing monooxygenase: MPDATHVDVLIVGAGLSGIGAACLLKQECPGKTFAILEARQVIGGTWDLFRYPGVRSDSSMFTLGYSFRPWTGSRSIADGASIRQYVQDTARELGVDRSVRFGHRVLSADWEGEDARWTVSVELVDTGATVRFTCNWLSVCSGYYDYSAGHRPELPGEQNFRGTFVHPQQWPADLDWSGRRVVVVGSGATAVTLVPSLAQLAEHVTMLQRTPGYIVSQPAVDPLGEKLPRVVPARVAHSVLRWKSILAGVASYQFARRRPAAMKALIRKGLQQALPNGYDVDANFSPPYDPWDQRLCLVPDGDLFQALSSGHADVVTDQIETFTPHGIRLRSGRELAADIVITATGLTMLPIGGMKLSLDGKPIDLGRTVAYKGMMLCGVPNFNLVVGYTNSSWTLKADLVSRYVTRLIKYLDRHGYDRATPQPPTDEPADQPFMDFQAGYVQRALDQLPRQGRRAPWRLYQNYLRDVVLIRRGRLQDEGMLFSRGRPATALAAAGERTDPS, from the coding sequence ATACCCGATGCGACCCACGTGGACGTCCTGATCGTCGGCGCCGGCCTGTCCGGCATCGGGGCTGCGTGTCTGTTGAAGCAGGAGTGCCCCGGGAAGACCTTCGCGATCCTGGAGGCCCGCCAGGTGATCGGCGGCACCTGGGACCTGTTCCGATATCCGGGCGTGCGCTCCGATTCGTCGATGTTCACCCTCGGGTACTCGTTCCGTCCCTGGACCGGTTCGCGCTCGATCGCCGACGGTGCCTCGATCCGGCAGTACGTGCAGGACACCGCTCGCGAGCTGGGGGTGGACCGGTCGGTGCGCTTCGGTCATCGGGTGCTCTCCGCGGACTGGGAAGGCGAGGACGCCCGGTGGACCGTGAGCGTGGAGCTGGTCGACACCGGCGCGACCGTGAGGTTCACCTGCAACTGGTTGTCGGTGTGCTCGGGGTACTACGACTATTCCGCCGGTCACCGACCCGAACTGCCGGGTGAGCAGAACTTCCGCGGAACGTTCGTCCACCCGCAGCAGTGGCCGGCCGATCTGGACTGGAGCGGACGCCGGGTGGTGGTCGTGGGCAGCGGGGCCACCGCCGTCACGCTCGTCCCCAGTCTGGCCCAGCTCGCCGAGCACGTCACCATGCTGCAACGCACGCCCGGCTACATCGTGTCCCAGCCGGCCGTCGATCCGCTGGGCGAGAAGCTGCCACGCGTCGTACCTGCGCGCGTTGCCCATTCCGTCCTTCGATGGAAGAGCATCCTGGCCGGGGTCGCGTCCTACCAGTTTGCCCGTCGCCGCCCGGCGGCGATGAAGGCGCTCATCCGAAAAGGTCTGCAGCAGGCGCTCCCTAACGGATACGACGTCGACGCCAATTTCAGCCCGCCGTACGACCCGTGGGACCAGCGATTGTGTCTGGTGCCGGACGGCGACCTGTTCCAGGCGCTCTCCTCGGGTCACGCCGACGTGGTGACCGATCAGATCGAAACCTTCACCCCGCATGGCATCCGCCTGCGGTCGGGCCGAGAGTTGGCCGCCGACATCGTCATCACCGCGACCGGATTGACGATGCTGCCGATCGGCGGGATGAAGTTGAGCCTGGACGGCAAGCCCATCGACCTCGGCCGGACCGTCGCCTACAAGGGCATGATGTTGTGCGGGGTGCCCAACTTCAACCTCGTCGTCGGGTACACCAACAGCTCCTGGACCCTCAAGGCCGACCTGGTCAGTCGATACGTCACCCGCCTGATCAAGTATCTGGACCGCCACGGCTACGACCGGGCCACCCCGCAACCGCCGACCGACGAGCCGGCCGACCAGCCGTTCATGGACTTCCAGGCCGGCTACGTCCAACGTGCCCTCGATCAGTTGCCCCGACAGGGACGGCGGGCCCCGTGGCGGCTGTACCAGAACTACCTGCGCGACGTGGTGCTGATACGTCGGGGCCGTTTGCAGGACGAAGGCATGCTCTTCTCCCGTGGCCGGCCCGCCACGGCTCTGGCGGCTGCCGGCGAGCGGACCGACCCTTCCTGA